Within the Beduinella massiliensis genome, the region ACGCGACGGCTTTCGCGACCTTTTCAGCGACGGCCGGATAGTCGGCCGCTTCGCCCGTATACGTTCCCTCGTCTTTATACACGATTCCCCTGCGATCCAGCTCTTCCATCAAGGTCTTCTTTAAATGATAGCCGGCGTGATCGCTGCCGATAGAAAGCACGATGCAATCCCTCCATGTTTTACTTCACAGATTATTATACACGCCCCTCGTCGGCAACACAACGTTTTTTCGACAAGTCCTTCACATTTGGCGCGGTTTTGGGCGATTTTAGCTGTCTTGACACACCCCTCCCGCCGCCTTATAATGGGAAAGAATCAGATCAGAACCGGATCGGACTATCCGGAAGATATGCCGCGCATCCGCGCCGCCGTCGCGCGGGATCATAAGGAGGAAACGACATGCTCAGCCGTCCACCGCTCGACCGGATTGCCTTCTTGGGCATTTCCTGGTATAGCCTTTTCATCGTCACCGGCGTCGTCCTGGGCATCCTGCTCGCGACGCGCGAGGAAAAACGCCTGGGGCTTCCCAAGGACACGACGATCGACTTTGCCATTCTCGCGATTCCGCTCGCATTGGTGGGGGCGCGTCTCTATTACGTGCTCTTTCAGTGGGATTCCTTTTCGGAGGATCTGCTCAGCATCTTCGACATCCGCAGCGGCGGCCTCGCCATTTATGGCGGCGTGCTCGGCGGCCTGCTTGCGGCTTGGCTCGTATCCAAGCGCAAGCAGATCGCCTTATCCTCTATTCTGGACATCGTCGCCCCCTCCCTCGTGCTCGGACAGGCTATCGGCCGCTGGGGCAACTACTTCAATATGGAGGCCTATGGTTTCCGTCTTTCGGATCCTGCGCTGCAATTCTTCCCCTTCGCTGTAGAAATCCCCGTTGGCAGCGTATGGTACTGGCACATGGCGACCTTTTTCTATGAGTTCTGCTGGAATCTCGCCGTCTTTGCGCTCCTGATGGGCATTCGGCATTTTACGCGCAAAAAGGGCGACGTCTTCTGTTTTTATCTGCTGCTCTACTGCGCGGGACGGACGGTAATCGAAGGCATGCGCGAAGACAGTCTGACGTTCATCAACGAATTCGTCCGCGTCTCTCAAATCCTGAGCGCGCTGGCCTGCGTCGCCATCGTAATTGTCTTTTATTTGAGGCTCAAACACAAGACACAGCCTTTTTACCTTCTGCCCATCGCCGCGACGGTGCTCGCGCTCGCCGGCTGCTTTATCGGCGAGTTCGAGCGCGGCGCCTACGCGAATCTTTTCACGGCGGCACAGATCATCATGCTCGCGCTCCTCGTCTGCCAGATTGCGCTTTGCGTCCTGTGCTTTATAAATGCGCGCCGGCGAAAGCTCAAAAACCTCGTGCCGCTCACCGTCGCCTCCCTTTTCACGCTCGGCATCCTGCTCTCCGGTCTCGGTCGGGCGGATGCAAACAACCAGCTCTTCGTCTCCTGGCGGCAGATCGCCTGCATGCTTCAAATGATTGCCAGCGGCATGCTGCTCTATCCGTTTCGCAGGCAGTCCCCGGCCCCCGCGCGAGCCGAACACCGATAAAATGAGATAAAAGAGGAATGTACAATGCGTAATCTTACCATGATGACGGACCTGTACGAGCTGACCATGATGAACGGGTACTGGCGGTACGGCATGGCGCAGAATACCGCCGTCTTCGATTTGTTCTACCGCAAGCAGGGCGATGAAACGTCCCATGCCGTCGTCGCCGGCTTGGAGCAGGCGATTGAATACGTGCGCGACCTGCACTTCTCCGCAGAGGACATTGAATACCTGAGAAGCCTTAACACGTTTGACGAAGGATTTCTCGATCTGCTCCGCGATTTTCGTTTCACGGGCGACATCGACGCCATGCCGGAGGGGACCATCGTCTTCCCCACCGAACCTATTGTGCGCGTGTGCGCGCCGATGATGGAGGCTCAGCTCGTGGAGACGGCGCTGCTCAACATCATCAACCATCAAACCCTGATCGCCACCAAGGCCAGCCGTGTCGTGCAGGCTGCTCAGGGAGACGGCGTGCTCGAATTCGGTCTTCGCCGCGCGCAGGGGCCGGACGCGGGCATCTACGGCGCGCGCGCTTCGATCATCGGCGGCTGCGTCGCCACCAGCAACGTGCTTACGGGACAGATGTACGACATTCCCGTTCGCGGCACGCACGCGCACAGCTGGGTGATGAGCTTCCCCTCCGAGCTGGACGCCTTCCGCGCTTATGCGGAAATCTTTCCGCGCGACTGCCTGCTGCTCGTGGATACCTACGACACGCTCAAGAGCGGCGTGCCCAACGCGATCACGGTTTTCAAAGAGCTGCGCGGGCGCGGTTTTGAGCCCAGCGGCATCCGCCTAGACAGCGGCGACCTCGCCTATCTGAGCCGGACGGCGCGCAAAATGCTCGATGAGGCCGGTTTCCCCCAAGCACGCATCTTTGCCTCCGGCGACTTGGACGAGGAGGTCATCTGGGATTTGAAGGCGCAGGGCGCAGCCA harbors:
- the lgt gene encoding prolipoprotein diacylglyceryl transferase produces the protein MLSRPPLDRIAFLGISWYSLFIVTGVVLGILLATREEKRLGLPKDTTIDFAILAIPLALVGARLYYVLFQWDSFSEDLLSIFDIRSGGLAIYGGVLGGLLAAWLVSKRKQIALSSILDIVAPSLVLGQAIGRWGNYFNMEAYGFRLSDPALQFFPFAVEIPVGSVWYWHMATFFYEFCWNLAVFALLMGIRHFTRKKGDVFCFYLLLYCAGRTVIEGMREDSLTFINEFVRVSQILSALACVAIVIVFYLRLKHKTQPFYLLPIAATVLALAGCFIGEFERGAYANLFTAAQIIMLALLVCQIALCVLCFINARRRKLKNLVPLTVASLFTLGILLSGLGRADANNQLFVSWRQIACMLQMIASGMLLYPFRRQSPAPARAEHR
- a CDS encoding nicotinate phosphoribosyltransferase — its product is MRNLTMMTDLYELTMMNGYWRYGMAQNTAVFDLFYRKQGDETSHAVVAGLEQAIEYVRDLHFSAEDIEYLRSLNTFDEGFLDLLRDFRFTGDIDAMPEGTIVFPTEPIVRVCAPMMEAQLVETALLNIINHQTLIATKASRVVQAAQGDGVLEFGLRRAQGPDAGIYGARASIIGGCVATSNVLTGQMYDIPVRGTHAHSWVMSFPSELDAFRAYAEIFPRDCLLLVDTYDTLKSGVPNAITVFKELRGRGFEPSGIRLDSGDLAYLSRTARKMLDEAGFPQARIFASGDLDEEVIWDLKAQGAAIDVWGVGTRMITSQNNPALGGVYKLSAEEVDGTLVPRIKISENPAKITNPGKKKVLRIYSKEDRHALADLIALDSEVYDEQQPLTIFDPENTWKRMTLTDYTLRPLLVPVFRNGRQVYESPDLHRIAAYAKEELDTFWSEYKRLHRPQRYKVDLSQNLYNLKQELLARHGH